From Deltaproteobacteria bacterium, a single genomic window includes:
- a CDS encoding adenylate/guanylate cyclase domain-containing protein, whose amino-acid sequence MGSGEKYGIEIAQYDQLVDRLLSSSQEWLLILFHYSQLPWWVLVISLFYKLIFWSRGRLGFGSENNPWILSNLTLVFGVIGTIAIFINMLVNLDTPYGFMLPIAPILTLLLSGGLSMWLSRTVRNQKLPKYQVETEFISPLLWTRVFQIACFAIITFALSIGGFEALAESFLSIGLMSLFGIYSLSRQRKLETMVDRRTQDLQLANKRNESLLHNVLPVSIAERLKKDKEEIIADDHHQVSILFADIAGFTAMSSEMNSGELVKLLSLVFARFDTLAQKHGVEKIKTIGDAYMVAAGVPTERSDHAHALAGFALDIQRELKIISQELGRQLDIRIGIHSGAVTAGVIGTQKFAYDLWGDTVNTASRMESNGKVGAIQISEETKVLLEDAFAVEQRGKVSMKGKGELMTYFLLGTWEQS is encoded by the coding sequence ATGGGTTCAGGCGAAAAATATGGTATTGAGATTGCCCAGTACGACCAACTGGTCGACCGCTTACTTAGTTCATCCCAAGAGTGGCTGCTGATATTATTTCATTACAGCCAACTACCTTGGTGGGTCCTGGTGATCAGCCTCTTTTATAAACTGATCTTCTGGAGCCGAGGCCGCCTAGGCTTTGGATCCGAGAACAATCCATGGATTCTGAGTAACTTAACGCTGGTCTTTGGCGTAATTGGCACCATTGCCATATTCATTAATATGCTGGTCAACCTCGACACGCCCTACGGGTTTATGCTGCCCATCGCCCCGATTCTGACTTTGCTATTATCGGGGGGACTTAGCATGTGGTTGAGTCGTACCGTTCGAAACCAAAAGCTGCCAAAGTACCAGGTAGAGACCGAGTTTATCTCACCTCTATTGTGGACGCGTGTGTTTCAGATCGCTTGCTTTGCCATCATTACTTTCGCCCTGAGTATCGGTGGCTTTGAGGCCCTTGCCGAGTCGTTTTTGAGTATTGGTCTGATGTCTTTATTTGGGATTTACAGTTTGTCGCGCCAGCGTAAATTAGAAACGATGGTGGACCGGCGAACTCAGGATCTACAACTGGCCAATAAACGCAACGAGTCGCTCTTACACAATGTGCTTCCTGTCAGTATTGCTGAACGTCTCAAAAAAGATAAAGAGGAAATCATTGCCGATGACCACCACCAAGTCAGCATTCTTTTTGCCGACATCGCGGGATTTACGGCTATGTCATCGGAGATGAACTCGGGCGAGTTAGTTAAACTTTTGAGTTTAGTATTTGCCCGCTTTGACACCCTGGCCCAAAAACACGGGGTAGAAAAAATTAAAACCATTGGGGACGCCTACATGGTCGCGGCGGGCGTACCCACCGAGCGCAGTGACCACGCCCATGCGTTGGCGGGATTTGCTCTGGATATACAGCGCGAACTTAAAATCATCTCACAGGAGTTAGGTCGTCAACTGGATATTCGGATTGGTATCCACAGTGGTGCCGTAACGGCGGGTGTCATCGGTACCCAAAAATTTGCATACGACCTATGGGGCGACACGGTCAACACCGCGAGCCGGATGGAATCCAATGGCAAAGTAGGAGCCATTCAAATCTCCGAAGAAACCAAAGTGCTGCTTGAAGATGCGTTCGCGGTTGAGCAACGGGGTAAGGTTTCCATGAAAG